A genome region from Gallus gallus isolate bGalGal1 chromosome 9, bGalGal1.mat.broiler.GRCg7b, whole genome shotgun sequence includes the following:
- the TUBA3E gene encoding tubulin alpha-3 chain has protein sequence MRECISIHVGQAGVQIGNACWELYCLEHGIQPDGQMPSDKTIGGGDDSFNTFFSETGAGKHVPRAVFVDLEPTVVDEVRTGTYRQLFHPEQLITGKEDAANNYARGHYTIGKEIVDLVLDRIRKLADLCTGLQGFLIFHSFGGGTGSGFASLLMERLSVDYGKKSKLEFAIYPAPQVSTAVVEPYNSILTTHTTLEHSDCAFMVDNEAIYDICRRNLDIERPTYTNLNRLIGQIVSSITASLRFDGALNVDLTEFQTNLVPYPRIHFPLVTYAPVISAEKAYHEQLSVAEITNACFEPANQMVKCDPRHGKYMACCMLYRGDVVPKDVNAAIATIKTKRTIQFVDWCPTGFKVGINYQPPTVVPGGDLAKVQRAVCMLSNTTAIAEAWARLDHKFDLMYAKRAFVHWYVGEGMEEGEFSEAREDLAALEKDYEEVGIDSVEAEAEEEDEY, from the exons ATG cgTGAATGCATATCTATCCACGTTGGTCAGGCTGGTGTTCAGATTGGCAATGCGTGCTGGGAATTGTATTGTCTTGAACATGGGATCCAGCCTGATGGTCAGATGCCCAGTGATAAAACTATTGGAGGCGGAGATGATTCATTTAACACTTTCTTCAGTGAGACGGGAGCTGGTAAACATGTTCCCAGAGCAGTGTTTGTGGACTTGGAGCCAACTGTAGTTG atGAAGTACGTACAGGCACATATAGGCAGTTATTCCACCCTGAGCAGCTCATTACTGGGAAAGAAGATGCAGCTAATAATTATGCCAGAGGCCATTACACCATTGGAAAAGAGATCGTTGATCTAGTGTTAGACCGCATTCGCAAACTG GCTGATCTGTGCACTGGGCTGCAAGGTTTCCTTATCTTTCACAGTTTTGGAGGAGGAACTGGTTCAGGGTTTGCATCTCTGCTCATGGAAAGGCTCTCTGTTGACTACGGCAAAAAATCTAAACTAGAATTTGCAATTTATCCAGCACCACAGGTTTCTACTGCTGTAGTGGAACCTTACAATTCAATTTTAACTACACATACAACACTGGAGCATTCAGACTGCGCATTCATGGTAGATAATGAAGCCATTTATGATATATGTCGTCGCAACCTGGACATAGAACGTCCTACTTATACGAATTTAAATCGACTAATTGGGCAAATTGTTTCATCCATCACAGCTTCACTACGTTTTGATGGAGCCCTTAATGTAGATCTGACAGAATTTCAAACTAATCTTGTTCCGTACCCACGAATCCATTTTCCCCTGGTAACATATGCTCCTGTCATCTCTGCTGAAAAAGCCTACCATGAGCAGTTATCTGTGGCTGAAATtaccaatgcttgctttgaaccAGCCAACCAGATGGTAAAATGCGACCCACGTCATGGCAAATATATGGCCTGCTGCATGTTATACAGAGGTGATGTTGTCCCTAAAGATGTTAATGCAGCTATCGCTACCATCAAGACTAAACGTACCATTCAGTTTGTGGATTGGTGCCCAACTGGATTCAAG GTGGGCATTAACTACCAGCCTCCAACTGTGGTGCCAGGTGGTGACCTTGCAAAGGTGCAGAGGGCTGTATGTATGCTGAGTAATACAACTGCCATTGCTGAAGCTTGGGCTCGTCTTGACCATAAGTTCGATTTGATGTATGCCAAACGTGCCTTTGTACATTGGTATGTTGGGGAAGGAATGGAAGAAGGTGAATTTTCCGAAGCCCGAGAAGATCTGGCTGCCCTTGAGAAAGATTATGAAGAAGTTGGGATAGACTCCGTAGAAGCAGAGGCTGAAGAAGAGGATGAATACTGA
- the GYG1 gene encoding glycogenin-1 isoform X2, which yields MRNTLEKVFDEVILVDILDSGDSAHLALLKRPELGITLTKLHCWELTQFSKCVFMDADTMVLSNIDELFEREELSAAPDPGWPDCFNSGVFVYRPSIETYNQLLQFATEKGSFDGADQGLLNTFFSSWATTDMNKHLPFIYNLSSTSVYSYLPAFKAFGSNTKVVHFLGSTKPWNYTYDSRTKSVEGNISDPKIVHPEFLNMWWDTYTVNILPLLEQQEVDEENTTGVNMAEVTEAVSHMSVSAPSPVLPSISSEERKARWEQGQADYMGVDSFDNIKKKLDSYLQ from the exons ATGAG GAACACACTAGAGAAAGTATTTGATGAAGTCATTTTGGTAGACATCCTGGATAGTGGGGACTCAGCACATTTAGCATTACTGAAAAGACCTGAGCTGGGAATCACATTAACAAAGCTTCACTGCTGGGAACTGACAcagttttcaaaatgtgttttcatggATGCAGACACGATG GTTTTGTCAAATATCGATGAGCTTTTTGAGAGAGAAGAGTTGTCTGCAGCACCAGATCCAGGCTGGCCTGATTGTTTTAATTCTGGAGTTTTTGTTTACCGACCTTCCATTGAAACATACAATCAGCTGTTACAGTTTGCCACAGAGAAGGGCAGCTTTGATG GTGCAGACCAGGGGTTATTAAACACGTTCTTCAGCAGCTGGGCAACAACAGACATGAACAAACATCTACCATTTATTTATAACTTGAGCAGCACTTCTGTATACTCTTACCTTCCAGCATTTAAAGC ATTTGGTTCAAATACTAAAGTGGTGCATTTTCTGGGAAGCACAAAGCCATGGAACTATACATATGACTCCAGAACAAAAAGTGTAGAAGGCAATATCAGTGACCCTAAAATTGTTCACCCAGAATTCCTCAACATGTGGTGGGATACCTATACAGTTAATATTTTACCTTTACTAGAACAGCAAGAAGTTGATGAAGAAAATACCACAGGTGTAAACATG gCAGAGGTTACAGAGGCAGTGTCCCATATGTCAGTATCAGCACCATCGCCAGTATTACCAAGCATATCTTCAGAAGAACGCAAGGCTCGGTGGGAACAAGGCCAAGCTGACTACATGGGAGTGGATTCCTTTGATAACATCAAGAAGAAACTGGACTCTTACCTTCAATAG
- the GYG1 gene encoding glycogenin-1, with protein MADQSFVTLATNDSYVKGALVLGSSLQQSGTTRKLTALITPQVSDPMRNTLEKVFDEVILVDILDSGDSAHLALLKRPELGITLTKLHCWELTQFSKCVFMDADTMVLSNIDELFEREELSAAPDPGWPDCFNSGVFVYRPSIETYNQLLQFATEKGSFDGADQGLLNTFFSSWATTDMNKHLPFIYNLSSTSVYSYLPAFKAFGSNTKVVHFLGSTKPWNYTYDSRTKSVEGNISDPKIVHPEFLNMWWDTYTVNILPLLEQQEVDEENTTGVNMAEVTEAVSHMSVSAPSPVLPSISSEERKARWEQGQADYMGVDSFDNIKKKLDSYLQ; from the exons ATGGCAG ACCAGTCTTTTGTGACTCTAGCCACAAATGATTCCTATGTGAAAGGAGCACTTGTACTTGGTTCATCCTTGCAACAGTCTGGAACAACGAGGAAGCTGACTGCACTCATAACTCCTCAGGTTTCAGATCCAATGAG GAACACACTAGAGAAAGTATTTGATGAAGTCATTTTGGTAGACATCCTGGATAGTGGGGACTCAGCACATTTAGCATTACTGAAAAGACCTGAGCTGGGAATCACATTAACAAAGCTTCACTGCTGGGAACTGACAcagttttcaaaatgtgttttcatggATGCAGACACGATG GTTTTGTCAAATATCGATGAGCTTTTTGAGAGAGAAGAGTTGTCTGCAGCACCAGATCCAGGCTGGCCTGATTGTTTTAATTCTGGAGTTTTTGTTTACCGACCTTCCATTGAAACATACAATCAGCTGTTACAGTTTGCCACAGAGAAGGGCAGCTTTGATG GTGCAGACCAGGGGTTATTAAACACGTTCTTCAGCAGCTGGGCAACAACAGACATGAACAAACATCTACCATTTATTTATAACTTGAGCAGCACTTCTGTATACTCTTACCTTCCAGCATTTAAAGC ATTTGGTTCAAATACTAAAGTGGTGCATTTTCTGGGAAGCACAAAGCCATGGAACTATACATATGACTCCAGAACAAAAAGTGTAGAAGGCAATATCAGTGACCCTAAAATTGTTCACCCAGAATTCCTCAACATGTGGTGGGATACCTATACAGTTAATATTTTACCTTTACTAGAACAGCAAGAAGTTGATGAAGAAAATACCACAGGTGTAAACATG gCAGAGGTTACAGAGGCAGTGTCCCATATGTCAGTATCAGCACCATCGCCAGTATTACCAAGCATATCTTCAGAAGAACGCAAGGCTCGGTGGGAACAAGGCCAAGCTGACTACATGGGAGTGGATTCCTTTGATAACATCAAGAAGAAACTGGACTCTTACCTTCAATAG
- the GYG1 gene encoding glycogenin-1 isoform X1 → MADQSFVTLATNDSYVKGALVLGSSLQQSGTTRKLTALITPQVSDPMRNTLEKVFDEVILVDILDSGDSAHLALLKRPELGITLTKLHCWELTQFSKCVFMDADTMVLSNIDELFEREELSAAPDPGWPDCFNSGVFVYRPSIETYNQLLQFATEKGSFDGADQGLLNTFFSSWATTDMNKHLPFIYNLSSTSVYSYLPAFKAFGSNTKVVHFLGSTKPWNYTYDSRTKSVEGNISDPKIVHPEFLNMWWDTYTVNILPLLEQQEVDEENTTGVNMLSGLIYTLAFSCGFCREV, encoded by the exons ATGGCAG ACCAGTCTTTTGTGACTCTAGCCACAAATGATTCCTATGTGAAAGGAGCACTTGTACTTGGTTCATCCTTGCAACAGTCTGGAACAACGAGGAAGCTGACTGCACTCATAACTCCTCAGGTTTCAGATCCAATGAG GAACACACTAGAGAAAGTATTTGATGAAGTCATTTTGGTAGACATCCTGGATAGTGGGGACTCAGCACATTTAGCATTACTGAAAAGACCTGAGCTGGGAATCACATTAACAAAGCTTCACTGCTGGGAACTGACAcagttttcaaaatgtgttttcatggATGCAGACACGATG GTTTTGTCAAATATCGATGAGCTTTTTGAGAGAGAAGAGTTGTCTGCAGCACCAGATCCAGGCTGGCCTGATTGTTTTAATTCTGGAGTTTTTGTTTACCGACCTTCCATTGAAACATACAATCAGCTGTTACAGTTTGCCACAGAGAAGGGCAGCTTTGATG GTGCAGACCAGGGGTTATTAAACACGTTCTTCAGCAGCTGGGCAACAACAGACATGAACAAACATCTACCATTTATTTATAACTTGAGCAGCACTTCTGTATACTCTTACCTTCCAGCATTTAAAGC ATTTGGTTCAAATACTAAAGTGGTGCATTTTCTGGGAAGCACAAAGCCATGGAACTATACATATGACTCCAGAACAAAAAGTGTAGAAGGCAATATCAGTGACCCTAAAATTGTTCACCCAGAATTCCTCAACATGTGGTGGGATACCTATACAGTTAATATTTTACCTTTACTAGAACAGCAAGAAGTTGATGAAGAAAATACCACAGGTGTAAACATG CTGTCAGGCTTGATCTATACTCTGGCTTTCTCTTGTGGCTTTTGTAGAGAGGTATGA
- the GYG1 gene encoding glycogenin-1 isoform X3 — MADQSFVTLATNDSYVKGALVLGSSLQQSGTTRKLTALITPQVSDPMRNTLEKVFDEVILVDILDSGDSAHLALLKRPELGITLTKLHCWELTQFSKCVFMDADTMVLSNIDELFEREELSAAPDPGWPDCFNSGVFVYRPSIETYNQLLQFATEKGSFDGADQGLLNTFFSSWATTDMNKHLPFIYNLSSTSVYSYLPAFKAFGSNTKVVHFLGSTKPWNYTYDSRTKSVEGNISDPKIVHPEFLNMWWDTYTVNILPLLEQQEVDEENTTGVNMFLNRVQ; from the exons ATGGCAG ACCAGTCTTTTGTGACTCTAGCCACAAATGATTCCTATGTGAAAGGAGCACTTGTACTTGGTTCATCCTTGCAACAGTCTGGAACAACGAGGAAGCTGACTGCACTCATAACTCCTCAGGTTTCAGATCCAATGAG GAACACACTAGAGAAAGTATTTGATGAAGTCATTTTGGTAGACATCCTGGATAGTGGGGACTCAGCACATTTAGCATTACTGAAAAGACCTGAGCTGGGAATCACATTAACAAAGCTTCACTGCTGGGAACTGACAcagttttcaaaatgtgttttcatggATGCAGACACGATG GTTTTGTCAAATATCGATGAGCTTTTTGAGAGAGAAGAGTTGTCTGCAGCACCAGATCCAGGCTGGCCTGATTGTTTTAATTCTGGAGTTTTTGTTTACCGACCTTCCATTGAAACATACAATCAGCTGTTACAGTTTGCCACAGAGAAGGGCAGCTTTGATG GTGCAGACCAGGGGTTATTAAACACGTTCTTCAGCAGCTGGGCAACAACAGACATGAACAAACATCTACCATTTATTTATAACTTGAGCAGCACTTCTGTATACTCTTACCTTCCAGCATTTAAAGC ATTTGGTTCAAATACTAAAGTGGTGCATTTTCTGGGAAGCACAAAGCCATGGAACTATACATATGACTCCAGAACAAAAAGTGTAGAAGGCAATATCAGTGACCCTAAAATTGTTCACCCAGAATTCCTCAACATGTGGTGGGATACCTATACAGTTAATATTTTACCTTTACTAGAACAGCAAGAAGTTGATGAAGAAAATACCACAGGTGTAAACATG TTCCTAAACAGAGTTCAGTAG